One segment of Pantoea sp. Lij88 DNA contains the following:
- the fliS gene encoding flagellar export chaperone FliS, whose translation MYSATGTKAYAKIGVESAVMSATQQQLVGMLFDGALSALIRARLFMQDGNIEGKGSSISKAINIIEAGLKEGLTENRGDELADNLLDLYNYMTRRLLHANLHNDVAAVEEVEGLLRNIADAWKEVVHSMIQDAV comes from the coding sequence ATGTACAGCGCTACAGGCACCAAAGCCTATGCAAAAATTGGCGTCGAAAGCGCCGTCATGAGCGCCACCCAGCAGCAGCTGGTTGGTATGCTGTTCGACGGTGCACTGAGCGCGTTAATCCGCGCCCGTCTGTTTATGCAGGATGGCAATATTGAAGGCAAAGGCAGCTCTATTTCCAAAGCAATCAATATTATCGAAGCGGGCCTGAAAGAGGGTCTGACTGAAAACCGTGGTGATGAGCTGGCAGACAATCTGCTGGATCTTTACAACTACATGACGCGTCGCCTGTTGCATGCCAACCTGCACAATGATGTTGCAGCGGTCGAGGAGGTCGAAGGCCTGCTGCGCAATATCGCGGACGCGTGGAAAGAAGTGGTTCACTCAATGATTCAGGACGCCGTTTAA
- the fliD gene encoding flagellar filament capping protein FliD, which yields MASISNLGVGSGLPLSTMLDSLTTAEKAALTPISKQQTAYTAKLSAYATLKSSLTTFQTANTKLNSADLFTATTAVSSSTSFSATTSGSTVAGKYAINVTQLAQAQVLTSSVQSSNTAALGDSSVASRSIAITLKDGSSKSVTLSSDQTSLTGMRDAINGANAGVTATIIKVSDGSFRLSMSANKTGSDNAVATIAVTGDSTLQGIVGFDASASSNPMTQSVAAQNAQLTVNNVAIENSSNQISDALEGITLNLTAQTTGAQTLTITKDTSKASSAISAWVDAYNSLLDQFNTLTKYTKVDTNTDSQDSSNGALIGDSTLRTIETQLKSMLTNAQSSSSYKSLGQIGITTDPQTGSLKIDATKVSAALDKDAAGVKEMIVGDGKTTGITTKIATNVTGWLSSKGIVQAATDGVSKTLNNLTALYNTTSDRIDADIARYKTQFTQLDMAISKLNSTSTYLTQQFDTSSSNKS from the coding sequence ATGGCTAGTATAAGCAATCTCGGTGTGGGCTCCGGCCTGCCACTCAGCACCATGCTTGACAGTTTGACCACCGCTGAAAAAGCTGCACTTACACCCATTTCTAAACAGCAGACGGCTTATACGGCCAAGCTCAGTGCCTATGCGACGCTGAAAAGTTCACTGACGACGTTCCAAACCGCGAACACCAAGCTGAACAGTGCCGACCTGTTTACCGCCACCACCGCGGTCAGCAGCTCGACGTCATTTAGTGCGACGACCTCTGGCAGCACCGTGGCCGGTAAATACGCCATTAACGTGACGCAGCTGGCGCAGGCGCAGGTTCTGACCTCCTCCGTGCAGAGCAGCAACACCGCCGCACTGGGCGACAGTTCTGTGGCCAGCCGCAGTATCGCGATTACCTTAAAAGATGGTTCCAGCAAAAGCGTAACCCTCTCCAGCGATCAGACTTCGCTGACCGGTATGCGTGATGCTATCAACGGCGCCAATGCCGGTGTCACCGCTACCATTATTAAGGTGTCGGATGGCAGCTTCCGCCTTTCCATGAGTGCTAACAAAACCGGCAGCGATAATGCGGTAGCAACGATTGCCGTCACCGGCGACAGCACGCTGCAGGGAATTGTGGGCTTTGATGCCTCAGCCAGCAGCAATCCGATGACGCAGAGCGTTGCGGCACAGAATGCCCAGCTTACGGTCAACAACGTTGCGATTGAGAACAGCAGCAATCAGATCAGTGATGCGCTGGAAGGCATTACCTTAAATCTGACCGCGCAGACAACGGGCGCTCAGACGCTGACGATTACTAAAGACACCTCAAAAGCGTCAAGCGCCATCAGCGCCTGGGTCGATGCCTATAACTCGTTGCTGGATCAGTTCAATACCCTGACCAAATACACCAAGGTTGATACCAATACGGACTCTCAGGACTCCAGTAATGGTGCCCTGATTGGTGACAGCACATTGCGCACGATTGAAACGCAGCTGAAAAGCATGCTGACCAATGCGCAGAGCTCCTCTTCCTACAAATCGCTGGGACAGATTGGCATCACCACCGATCCTCAGACCGGTTCATTGAAAATTGATGCGACGAAGGTCAGCGCTGCGCTGGATAAAGATGCCGCAGGCGTAAAAGAGATGATCGTGGGCGACGGTAAAACCACCGGTATTACCACAAAAATCGCGACTAACGTCACGGGCTGGTTATCGTCTAAAGGGATTGTTCAGGCCGCTACCGATGGCGTCAGCAAGACACTGAATAACTTAACCGCCCTGTATAACACCACCAGCGATCGCATTGACGCGGATATCGCACGTTACAAGACACAGTTTACCCAGCTGGATATGGCCATCAGCAAACTCAACTCGACCAGTACGTATCTGACACAACAGTTCGATACCTCAAGTTCTAATAAATCATAG
- a CDS encoding FliC/FljB family flagellin, which translates to MAQVINTNSLSLITQNNINKNQSALSTSMERLSSGLRINSAKDDAAGQAIANRFTSNIKGLTQAARNANDGISAAQTTEGALSEINNNLQRVRELTVQSQNGTNSDSDLSSIQDEIKSRLSEIDRVSGQTQFNGVNVLAKDGAMKIQVGANDGETINIDLKKIDSSTLGLSGFSVSKNALKTSDSITQIGDTSGKMATVDLSDVATKLGVDASSLSLHNVLDKDGASTSNYVVTSGSDNYAVSVDKTAGTGGKVELNTTTVKYNDAVNGVSGATQAGQFVKVGADSTGSAVGFVTVQGKNYVAGATGTGTDVLANSGSTTPTDVKTGDTTPIELSSKGATVATAQFAGAATNDPLAMLDKAIASVDTFRSSLGAVQNRLNSAVTNLNNTTTNLSAAQSRIQDADYATEVSNMSKAQIVQQAGNSVLSKANQVPQQVLSLLQG; encoded by the coding sequence ATGGCCCAAGTCATTAATACCAACAGCCTCTCGCTGATCACTCAGAACAACATCAACAAGAACCAGTCAGCTCTGTCTACTTCAATGGAGCGTCTGTCTTCTGGTTTACGTATCAACAGCGCGAAAGATGACGCTGCTGGTCAGGCAATTGCCAACCGTTTCACCTCTAACATCAAGGGCCTGACTCAGGCTGCTCGTAACGCCAACGACGGTATCTCTGCTGCGCAGACTACTGAAGGCGCGCTGTCAGAAATCAACAACAACTTACAGCGTGTTCGTGAGCTGACTGTACAGTCTCAGAACGGCACCAACTCTGATTCTGACCTGTCTTCAATCCAGGACGAAATCAAATCACGTCTGAGCGAAATCGACCGCGTATCTGGTCAGACTCAGTTCAACGGCGTGAACGTGCTGGCTAAAGACGGCGCAATGAAAATTCAGGTCGGCGCAAACGACGGCGAAACCATCAACATCGACCTGAAGAAGATTGACTCTTCTACTCTGGGCCTGTCTGGTTTCTCAGTTTCTAAAAACGCACTGAAAACCAGCGATTCTATTACTCAGATTGGCGACACCAGCGGCAAAATGGCGACAGTTGACCTGTCAGACGTTGCTACCAAACTGGGTGTTGATGCCAGCTCTCTGTCACTGCACAACGTGCTGGACAAAGATGGCGCTTCAACCTCTAACTACGTTGTTACCTCTGGTAGCGATAACTACGCTGTTTCTGTAGATAAAACTGCAGGTACTGGCGGCAAAGTTGAGCTGAACACGACTACTGTTAAATACAATGACGCAGTTAACGGTGTTTCTGGCGCAACTCAGGCTGGTCAGTTCGTTAAAGTTGGCGCTGACAGCACCGGTTCTGCAGTAGGCTTCGTAACTGTCCAGGGTAAAAACTACGTTGCTGGCGCAACGGGTACTGGTACTGATGTTCTTGCGAACAGCGGTTCAACGACTCCTACTGATGTTAAAACCGGCGACACCACTCCTATCGAACTGAGTTCGAAAGGCGCAACTGTTGCTACCGCACAGTTCGCAGGTGCAGCAACTAACGATCCACTGGCTATGCTGGACAAAGCTATCGCATCTGTCGATACCTTCCGTTCAAGCCTGGGTGCGGTACAGAACCGTCTGAACTCAGCGGTGACTAACCTGAACAACACCACCACTAACCTGTCTGCTGCACAGTCTCGTATTCAGGATGCTGACTACGCAACTGAAGTTTCCAACATGTCTAAAGCACAGATCGTGCAGCAGGCTGGTAACTCAGTATTGTCTAAAGCTAACCAGGTTCCACAGCAGGTTCTGTCTCTGCTGCAGGGCTAA
- the fliB gene encoding flagellin lysine-N-methylase, translating to MKNITVVEPLFVSAFQCIGSECRDHCCKGWNINLDKPTVNRYLKSSQIEIKTLAVENIDITRKSYASWGTMKLTASGNCAFMDESRLCKVHASLGASALSNTCATYPRKSRIFKTEQQKTLMISCPEAARQLLTSPDAMLFEETIKPQAETFKAKNLDQQKKLLNLMCLNIVKVSAEKLDEGFYALTSFLLGAERISPEKDWLEQMERHFSAVLDSLAQGHIRQQLDQVKPDHNLQWSLLMRLQGWFGGMTHKRAFPTLYHYLNKLIYIQTEGAKTDHVSQPMIRLDTVWQKQVMPWLAERPWIMNNYIQYRIYEDFFPNDESRSPLMSLYLLTAEWFLLKSLIAATVELVGTIDEEDIINIIYSFHSITKHNPESVMAFVAEINKVKVNDDLSLIYLLK from the coding sequence ATGAAAAATATTACTGTTGTGGAACCGCTTTTTGTCAGTGCCTTTCAATGTATTGGCAGTGAATGTCGCGATCACTGCTGCAAAGGCTGGAATATCAATCTGGATAAGCCGACGGTTAATCGCTATTTAAAATCGTCGCAGATCGAAATAAAAACCCTGGCCGTTGAAAACATCGATATCACCCGAAAAAGCTATGCCAGTTGGGGCACCATGAAGCTGACTGCATCAGGCAACTGCGCGTTTATGGATGAATCCCGTCTGTGCAAAGTCCACGCCAGTCTGGGCGCCTCCGCACTGAGCAATACCTGCGCCACCTATCCCAGAAAGTCCCGAATTTTCAAAACTGAGCAGCAAAAGACCCTGATGATTTCCTGTCCTGAGGCGGCCCGGCAGTTGTTAACCTCACCTGATGCGATGCTATTTGAGGAGACAATTAAACCTCAGGCTGAAACCTTCAAAGCGAAAAATCTCGATCAGCAAAAAAAGTTGCTGAATCTAATGTGTCTGAATATTGTTAAAGTCAGTGCTGAAAAGCTTGATGAAGGGTTCTACGCGCTGACGAGTTTTCTGCTGGGTGCTGAAAGAATAAGCCCTGAAAAAGATTGGCTGGAACAGATGGAACGCCATTTTTCTGCCGTGCTCGATAGTCTGGCTCAGGGCCATATCAGACAGCAGCTTGATCAGGTAAAGCCTGACCATAACCTGCAATGGTCTTTACTGATGAGATTGCAGGGCTGGTTCGGCGGAATGACGCACAAGCGGGCATTTCCTACCCTCTATCACTACCTCAATAAGCTGATTTACATTCAGACTGAAGGCGCTAAAACCGACCATGTCAGTCAGCCGATGATCCGGCTGGATACCGTCTGGCAGAAACAGGTTATGCCGTGGCTGGCTGAACGTCCGTGGATAATGAATAACTATATTCAGTACCGCATTTATGAGGATTTTTTCCCTAACGACGAAAGTCGCAGCCCGTTGATGAGTTTGTATCTTCTGACGGCAGAATGGTTCCTGCTTAAATCACTGATAGCCGCCACTGTTGAATTAGTCGGAACCATTGATGAGGAAGATATTATTAATATCATTTACAGCTTCCACTCGATAACCAAACATAATCCAGAGTCGGTGATGGCGTTCGTCGCCGAGATTAACAAGGTTAAGGTCAATGACGATCTGTCACTGATTTATCTGCTGAAATAA
- a CDS encoding HNH endonuclease signature motif containing protein, translated as MRFNYDLLPGERLTFEEIARRYALQYPDDKELTARALLSPSTGLRTLKIRAVFAQEESNSPLEDLLFITHDNERKNYLRRFEHYLKQNLSFLYFRRSENEKRENLWKVMGSSQVFAMIDPQSATAQNLLNSRGYKLVMMHQDDDDAYWQLFSPQADPCFPQSQRIQFIVVLSTPQHKVPVAVMPGTEVGRRVKARVLQRASQAEFNAGVKARYGACVMTGTELTERPGWPWVEACHIDTLEGDDGVLADNSIDNGLFLRSDLQRLFINRLISINGESGEIQVHPGEEARQHIAPWYQELDGRICSLWAAVPPATRQRLRARR; from the coding sequence ATGCGCTTCAATTATGACCTGTTACCGGGCGAGCGGCTGACCTTCGAAGAGATCGCCCGGCGTTATGCCTTGCAATATCCTGATGACAAAGAGTTAACCGCGCGCGCCTTGCTGAGTCCGTCAACCGGCCTGCGCACGCTGAAAATCCGTGCCGTTTTCGCGCAGGAGGAGAGCAACAGTCCGCTGGAGGATCTGCTCTTCATCACGCATGACAATGAACGTAAAAATTACCTGCGTCGCTTTGAGCACTACCTGAAGCAGAATCTCTCTTTTCTCTATTTCCGTCGCAGCGAGAACGAGAAGCGTGAAAACCTGTGGAAGGTGATGGGCAGCAGCCAGGTCTTCGCGATGATCGATCCGCAATCTGCCACGGCACAAAATCTGCTGAACAGTCGCGGCTACAAACTGGTGATGATGCATCAGGATGATGATGACGCTTACTGGCAGCTCTTCAGTCCGCAGGCGGATCCCTGTTTTCCGCAGTCGCAGCGCATTCAGTTCATCGTGGTCCTGAGCACGCCGCAGCACAAAGTCCCGGTGGCGGTCATGCCGGGAACGGAAGTCGGGCGTCGCGTCAAAGCACGGGTGTTGCAGCGCGCCAGTCAGGCGGAATTCAACGCCGGTGTCAAAGCCCGCTATGGAGCCTGTGTGATGACCGGAACCGAGCTGACCGAACGCCCCGGCTGGCCGTGGGTGGAAGCCTGCCATATCGACACGCTGGAAGGGGATGACGGCGTGCTGGCCGATAACAGTATCGATAACGGCCTGTTTTTACGCAGTGATTTACAGCGTCTGTTTATTAACCGACTGATTAGCATTAATGGTGAGTCGGGAGAGATTCAGGTGCATCCTGGCGAGGAGGCGCGACAGCATATTGCGCCCTGGTATCAGGAGCTGGATGGTCGTATCTGCAGCCTGTGGGCCGCTGTGCCACCCGCCACGCGGCAACGGCTGCGCGCCCGTCGTTAA
- a CDS encoding RNA polymerase sigma factor FliA, giving the protein MNDFYTAEGVMDKHSLWQRYVPLVRHEALRLQVRLPASVELDDLLQAGGIGLLNAVERYDALQGTAFTTYAVQRIRGAMLDELRSRDWAPRSVRRNAREVAGAMHRVEQSLGRSASEQEVAQQLNVSMEEYRQILLDTNNSQLFSYDEYREEHGDSAELVTEGHEEANPLHQLLEGSLRERVIEAIEALPDREKMVLTLYYQEELNLKEIGAVLDVGESRVSQLHSQAIKRLRARLAGAR; this is encoded by the coding sequence GTGAACGATTTCTATACCGCCGAAGGCGTGATGGACAAGCATTCGCTCTGGCAGCGCTACGTGCCGCTGGTGCGTCATGAAGCGTTGCGTTTGCAGGTTCGCCTGCCGGCCAGCGTTGAGCTTGACGACCTGCTGCAGGCGGGTGGGATAGGGCTGTTAAATGCCGTAGAGCGCTATGACGCGCTTCAGGGTACAGCTTTTACCACCTATGCCGTGCAGCGTATTCGTGGCGCCATGCTCGACGAGCTTCGTAGTCGGGACTGGGCACCTCGCAGCGTGCGTCGTAACGCACGTGAGGTGGCCGGAGCAATGCACAGAGTGGAACAGTCGCTGGGGCGTTCTGCTTCCGAACAGGAAGTGGCGCAGCAGCTGAATGTTTCCATGGAGGAGTACCGGCAGATCCTGCTGGACACCAACAACAGTCAACTTTTCTCCTACGACGAGTATCGGGAAGAGCACGGCGACAGCGCGGAGCTGGTGACGGAAGGCCATGAAGAGGCTAATCCACTTCACCAGTTGCTTGAAGGGAGTCTGCGTGAGCGCGTCATTGAAGCGATCGAAGCGTTACCCGATCGTGAAAAGATGGTGCTGACACTGTACTACCAGGAAGAACTGAACCTGAAAGAGATTGGCGCGGTACTTGATGTGGGTGAATCCCGTGTCAGCCAGCTGCACAGTCAGGCGATTAAACGCCTGCGGGCCCGACTTGCGGGAGCGCGCTAG
- the fliZ gene encoding flagella biosynthesis regulatory protein FliZ, which yields MGAKTKARPLSRYLKDYKHSQSNCSHCGKVLDRMALVFRGQIINKEAIARMDQMIDEQLWLKLQPELTALCRFCSDIFCNTHPNYFDIMAFKQYLFEQTEMSPSTIREYVVRLRRLDEMLKAKNFPADRLKGNSWHQCLESDLPDAGNNNYRIALRKYDQFLGWQQA from the coding sequence ATGGGAGCCAAGACCAAGGCCAGACCGTTAAGTCGTTATCTTAAAGACTATAAACACAGCCAGAGCAATTGTTCACACTGTGGCAAGGTATTAGATCGAATGGCGCTCGTTTTTCGTGGCCAGATCATCAATAAAGAGGCCATCGCTCGGATGGACCAGATGATTGATGAGCAGCTGTGGCTGAAACTTCAGCCCGAACTGACTGCGCTTTGTCGTTTTTGCAGTGATATTTTTTGCAATACCCATCCTAATTACTTCGACATTATGGCGTTCAAACAGTATCTGTTTGAGCAGACAGAGATGAGCCCCAGCACGATTCGTGAGTATGTGGTGCGTCTTCGTCGACTGGATGAGATGCTGAAAGCCAAAAATTTCCCGGCCGACAGGCTTAAAGGAAATAGCTGGCATCAGTGTCTGGAAAGCGATTTGCCTGATGCCGGTAATAACAATTACCGCATCGCGCTGCGCAAGTACGATCAGTTCTTAGGCTGGCAGCAGGCGTAA
- a CDS encoding D-cysteine desulfhydrase: MSLHLLHQFPRLELLGAPTPLEHLPRLSDYLGRDIFIKRDDFTPVAMGGNKLRKLEFLAADALREGADVLLTAGAIQSNHVRQTAAVAARLGLKCVALLENPIGTHSENYLSNGNRLLLELMDAEVIMVDALHNPTEQLAEEATRLEAQGFRPYIVPVGGSNALGALGYVECAQEIAHQSEGVVDFAAVVVASGSAGTHAGLAVGLEHLLPETELVGVTVSRQVGAQLPLVERLRQSLAENLEVQAKAPITLWDDYFAPRYGEPNDEGMAAVKLLAQLEGILLDPVYTGKAMAGLLDGISQNRFRREGPLLFIHTGGAPALFAYHPSV; encoded by the coding sequence TTGTCTTTACATCTGTTACACCAGTTTCCCCGTCTTGAACTGCTGGGCGCACCGACGCCGTTAGAACATCTGCCACGGCTCTCCGACTATTTGGGTCGCGATATCTTCATCAAACGCGATGATTTCACGCCCGTGGCGATGGGCGGGAACAAGCTGCGCAAACTCGAATTTCTGGCGGCCGACGCGCTGCGGGAAGGTGCCGACGTGCTGCTGACGGCAGGCGCGATTCAGTCCAACCATGTGCGTCAGACGGCGGCGGTCGCGGCCCGTCTTGGCCTGAAGTGCGTAGCGCTGCTGGAAAACCCGATCGGCACCCATTCTGAAAACTACCTGAGCAACGGCAACCGTCTGTTACTGGAGCTGATGGACGCGGAAGTGATCATGGTGGATGCGCTGCACAATCCCACTGAACAGCTGGCTGAAGAGGCCACGCGCCTGGAAGCACAGGGCTTCCGCCCTTACATCGTGCCGGTCGGCGGCTCAAATGCGCTGGGTGCGCTAGGCTATGTAGAGTGCGCGCAGGAGATCGCTCATCAGAGTGAAGGCGTGGTCGACTTTGCCGCCGTGGTCGTGGCCTCAGGCAGCGCCGGCACCCATGCCGGACTGGCGGTCGGTCTGGAGCATCTGCTGCCGGAGACTGAGCTGGTCGGCGTCACCGTTTCACGCCAGGTTGGGGCGCAGCTGCCGCTGGTTGAGCGGCTGCGTCAGTCGCTGGCAGAAAACCTGGAAGTGCAGGCTAAGGCTCCCATTACCCTGTGGGATGACTATTTCGCGCCGCGCTACGGTGAGCCGAATGATGAAGGCATGGCTGCGGTAAAACTGCTGGCGCAGCTGGAAGGGATCCTGCTGGACCCGGTGTATACCGGCAAGGCGATGGCCGGACTGCTGGATGGCATCAGCCAGAATCGCTTCCGTCGTGAAGGGCCGTTGCTGTTTATTCATACGGGCGGCGCGCCGGCGTTATTTGCTTATCATCCTTCGGTCTGA
- the tcyJ gene encoding cystine ABC transporter substrate-binding protein: MSFSRAGRQMVMGVMAVALIAGVNVKTFAAENLLNKIKERGTLLVGLEGTYPPFSFQDEKGKLTGFEVEFAEQLAQHMGVKASLKPTKWDGMLASLDAKRIDVVINQVTISDERKKKYDFSTPYTVSGIQALTMKANANTITKPADLAGKKVGVGLGTNYEQWLRENVKGVDIRTYDDDPTKYQDLRSGRLNAILVDRLAALDLVKKTGDTMAVAGDAFSRQESGVAIRKGNDDLLKAIDQAIADMQKDGSLSKLSEKWFGADVTK; encoded by the coding sequence ATGTCCTTTTCTCGTGCAGGTCGTCAGATGGTGATGGGCGTCATGGCTGTGGCGCTGATTGCCGGCGTCAACGTTAAAACCTTTGCAGCGGAAAATCTGCTGAACAAAATTAAAGAGCGCGGCACGCTGCTGGTGGGTCTGGAAGGCACTTATCCGCCATTCAGTTTCCAGGATGAAAAGGGCAAGCTGACCGGCTTCGAAGTGGAATTCGCAGAGCAGCTGGCGCAGCACATGGGCGTTAAGGCGAGCCTGAAACCGACCAAATGGGACGGCATGCTGGCCTCACTTGATGCGAAGCGCATCGATGTGGTGATCAATCAGGTGACGATCTCTGATGAGCGTAAGAAGAAGTATGACTTCTCCACGCCCTACACGGTCTCCGGCATTCAGGCGCTGACCATGAAAGCCAACGCAAACACCATCACCAAACCGGCCGATCTGGCGGGCAAGAAAGTGGGCGTGGGTCTGGGCACGAACTACGAACAGTGGCTGCGTGAGAATGTGAAAGGCGTGGACATCCGTACCTATGATGATGACCCGACGAAATATCAGGATCTGCGTTCTGGCCGTCTGAATGCCATCCTGGTCGACCGTCTGGCTGCGCTGGATCTGGTGAAGAAAACCGGCGATACCATGGCCGTCGCGGGTGATGCCTTCTCCCGTCAGGAGTCGGGCGTTGCGATTCGTAAAGGCAACGACGATCTGCTGAAAGCGATCGATCAGGCCATTGCTGATATGCAAAAAGATGGCTCGCTGAGCAAGCTGTCTGAGAAATGGTTTGGCGCGGACGTGACGAAATAA
- the tcyL gene encoding cystine ABC transporter permease produces the protein MQESLQLVLDSAPFLLKGALFTLQLSIGGMFFGLLLGFILALMRLSRFWPVRWLARIYVSIFRGTPLIAQLFMIYYGLPQFGIELDPIPSAMIGLSLNTAAYASESLRGAISSIERGQWEAAASIGMTRWQTLRRVILPQAARTALPPLGNSFISLVKDTSLAATIQVPELFRQAQLITSRTLEVFTMYLAASLIYWVMATVLSALQNRLEQHVNRQDSESK, from the coding sequence ATGCAGGAAAGTCTTCAACTGGTGCTGGATTCAGCACCTTTTTTATTAAAAGGCGCGCTGTTTACGCTTCAGCTCAGCATCGGCGGGATGTTCTTTGGTCTGCTGCTGGGCTTTATTCTGGCGCTGATGCGTCTGTCGCGTTTCTGGCCGGTTCGCTGGCTGGCGCGGATCTATGTCTCGATTTTCCGTGGCACGCCGCTGATCGCTCAGCTGTTTATGATCTATTACGGCCTGCCGCAGTTTGGCATTGAGCTGGATCCGATCCCCTCTGCGATGATTGGTCTTTCCCTGAATACCGCCGCCTATGCTTCAGAGTCTCTGCGCGGCGCAATTTCATCGATTGAGCGCGGACAGTGGGAAGCGGCAGCCAGTATCGGTATGACGCGCTGGCAGACCCTGCGCCGGGTTATCCTGCCTCAGGCAGCACGCACCGCGCTGCCTCCGCTGGGTAACAGCTTTATCAGCCTGGTGAAAGATACCTCGCTGGCGGCGACCATCCAGGTGCCGGAGCTGTTCCGTCAGGCGCAGTTGATCACCTCGCGCACGCTGGAAGTCTTCACCATGTATCTGGCGGCCTCGCTGATCTACTGGGTGATGGCAACGGTGTTGTCTGCGTTGCAGAACCGGCTGGAACAGCATGTTAATCGTCAGGATTCGGAGTCGAAATGA
- the tcyN gene encoding L-cystine ABC transporter ATP-binding protein TcyN: MSAIEVRKLVKSFNGQTVLHDIDLDVAAGEVVAIIGPSGSGKTTLLRSINLLEVPDSGTIRVGEITVDAALAQSKQKEQVRRLRQQVGFVFQNFNLFPHRSVMENIIEGPVIVKREAKADAIARARTLLEKVGLHGKEESYPRRLSGGQQQRVAIARALAMRPEVILFDEPTSALDPELVGEVLSTIRALAEEKRTMVIVTHEMSFARDVADRAIFMDQGRIVEQGEAKALFSNPQQPRTRQFLDKFLNQ, from the coding sequence ATGAGCGCCATCGAAGTCAGAAAGCTGGTGAAATCGTTTAACGGCCAGACGGTGCTGCACGACATCGACCTTGATGTAGCCGCAGGTGAAGTCGTGGCGATTATCGGTCCCAGCGGCTCAGGTAAAACCACGCTGCTTCGCAGTATCAACCTGCTGGAAGTGCCGGATAGCGGCACCATCCGTGTCGGAGAGATTACCGTGGATGCGGCGCTGGCCCAGAGCAAGCAGAAAGAGCAGGTGCGTCGTTTGCGTCAGCAGGTCGGGTTTGTCTTCCAGAACTTCAATCTGTTTCCGCACCGTTCGGTGATGGAGAACATCATTGAAGGGCCGGTTATCGTCAAACGTGAAGCGAAGGCGGATGCAATAGCCCGCGCGCGCACGCTGCTGGAGAAGGTCGGGCTGCACGGCAAAGAAGAGAGTTATCCGCGCCGTCTGTCGGGTGGACAGCAGCAGCGTGTGGCGATTGCCCGTGCGCTGGCGATGCGGCCGGAAGTGATCCTGTTCGATGAACCGACCTCGGCGCTGGATCCGGAGCTGGTGGGCGAGGTGCTCAGCACCATTCGCGCGCTGGCCGAAGAGAAACGCACCATGGTCATCGTCACGCACGAGATGAGCTTTGCCCGCGATGTTGCTGACCGCGCCATTTTCATGGATCAGGGACGCATAGTGGAGCAGGGCGAGGCGAAAGCGTTGTTCAGTAATCCTCAGCAGCCGCGCACCCGTCAGTTCCTCGACAAATTTCTCAATCAGTAA